The DNA sequence GAATACACAAGATCTTATAGATGATCTCAGAAAAGCATTGGATTAAAGCGCAAATACGATAAAATAATAAGTTAACTCCAATTCCATGCACGAAGCAGTCTATGAATATCAAAACCAAAATAGCCCATTTCAGCTCTCCACTTTACCTCGAGAGCGGTCGTATTTTAGAACCATATGAGATTGCCTATGAGACCTATGGTGAACTAAATGAAGAGAAATCCAATGTAATACTTGTTTGTCATGCGCTCAGTGGCTCGCACCATGCAGCAGGGTTTTATGATGGTGACCGGAAGCCAGGATGGTGGGATGGACTCATTGGTGAAAAAAGGGCAATCGATACAACAAAATACTTTGTTATCTGTACCAATGTTATTGGCTCCTGCTTTGGCTCTACTGGTCCCATGAGTGAAAGTTATCCATCACTTGAACCGTATCGCCTCAAGTTTCCGGTTGTAACTATTAAAGATATGATATGTGCGCAGATGCATCTGCTCTCCCAACTTGGTATCTATCATGTTAGAGCAATCATAGGGGGTTCGATGGGCGGAATGCAGGCATTACAATTTGCGGTGGACTACCCCAATTTTGCTGATGAGATTATTTCTCTTGCTGCAACTTATGCAACACGCCCATGGACAATTGCTTTTAATAAAGTTACTATTGAGGCGATTCGTCGTGATCCACGCTTTAAACATGGTAATTATGGCACAAATGACTTCAAAGAAGAGGGGCTTGATGGGCTTGCTATTGGTCGTATTGCTGGTCATATTTCTTACCTCTCTCCTGATTCAATGGATGAAAAGTTTGGACGTAACTACGTTAGTAATGATGGACTTTTTGAGCTTTTTGGGCGCTATGAGGTAGAGCGTTACATGGAGTACAATACCAATAATTTTGCACGTATCTTCGACCCACTTAGTTATCTCTATATTGTCAAAGCAATTAATACTTTTAATCTCAGTCGTGGTTATGATTCATTGCATGATGCAATTAGTCGTATTAAGGCAAGGGTGCATCTAATTAGTTTCTCTTCGGACTACCTTTTCTTTCCTTCAGAGATGGAACACATTGCCCATATGATGGCACGCAATAGACAGCCCCACACCTATGTGAAAGTAGAGAGTAGCTATGGTCATGATGCTTTTTTAGTGGAGATAGAGAAGTTTGATCAACATATTAGAAATATTTTATGTATCAAAAAGGGTAGGCACAATGAAAACTGAAACATTTGAAGAGAAGCTTGAATACTCTAAGAGGGTACTTGAAAAGTTAATGGATCCAGAGATTACGCTTGAGGAGTCTATCAAGCTTTATGAAGAGGGACTTCAAGGTATCAAGGAGGCACAGAAGATGATCGAGGAGGCAAAAATAAAGGTCTCTGTGATCGATCAAAAAAATCAGAATCTTGAAGTAGATGTGCAATGAAGAAGCTTGTAGTTGCTGCCTTACAGCTCCCAACATTGGGAATGAATGCAACCCGTTTGGAGTTCTATCTTAAGAAAGCAACTGAGCGTGGTACACAAGTAATGTTGCTTGGAGAATATGTTCTCAATCATTTTTTTAAAGAACTGGCAATAATGTCAAAAAGTATGATTAAGGCACAGACTAAGAGGCATCTTCAATTACTCAAAGAGCTTTCTATAGATTATGATATAGTCCTTATTTCCCCCATTATTCTTGTAAAGAGTGATGGTTACTATAAAACAATTGTCAAGATTACTCCTAAGAATACTAGTTACTATGAACAGCAAATACTCATTCCCTATGAACATTGGAATGAGAAGATTTTTTTCTCCAATAAGGTCAAACCATTTAAAGATCCAATGGTTTTTAGGTTACAAGGTTTTAAAATTATGGTGATGGCAGGGTTTGAGATGCATTTTGATTTATTTTGGCAGAAGGTGATGGAGAAGAAGGTTGATTTGGTATTGCTACCGACTGCTTCAACATTTGATTCACATAATCGTTGGCGTGAAATTATTAAGACTAAAGCATTTTTACATGGTTGCTTCATCTTACGTGCTAATCGACTAGGCGAATATGTGGACAAAGGGACGAAGTGGCATTTCTATGGTGACACAATGCTTGTTTCACCAAAAGGTGAAGTAGAGATGATGCTTGAGGACAAAGAGTCTATGTTGATAGAAGAGATAGATAAAAAAGAGATCACTGAGCACCGGAAGATATGGAAATTTGAAAAAATACTTAGGGAGCACAAGGAATGACACCAGAAGTATATTTTGATCGCCAAATACAGCTATGGGGAGAGGCGACACAGAAATCTTTAGAGAAAAAGAAGATTGCTATTATTGGTTCAGGTGGACTAGGATCGACACTAGCACTAGCACTAGGTACCTCAGGTATTGGTGAAATTCATCTTATTGATTTTGATACAGTCTCTATCCATAATATTCATCGACAGATTGCATTTGCATTAGACGATGAAGGAAAAAATAAAGCTAAGTGTATTGTTAATCTACTAGAGAAAAAAAACCCTTTTATTAAGGCTGTTGCTTTCAATATATCTTTTGAAGATTTTAAAGAGATGGGCAACTGCTATGACCTTATTCTTGATGCAACAGACAACCTATCTGTACGTGGAGAGATAGATAAGTATGCTAAGCAGATAAAGATACCATGGATTTATGCTTCTGTAGAGGAGTTCAACGGGCAGGTCTGCTTTTTTGATAAGGCAGATTTTAAGATCTTCAATATTTCTGATCGTAAGCCAGGAGGTGTTACTGCACCAATTGTGATGCATATAGGGTCACTTCAGGCAAATTTGGCACTACGTTATTTGGCTGGACTTCCTGTTGTGAAAGACAAGCTCTACTACCTTTGTTTTAATGAAGAGGGAGAGTTGGTGACACAGAAATTTGGGATGCCTAAGTAGTAAAAATGAGATCAGACTAACAGATTGAAAGATTTAACCAGAAGCCAATTGTGTTTTTATAATATATGGGAAAACTATAGGTTTTGTAAATTGTGTATTGGGCTCTTCCCAAAAAAATAAAAAAATCTGTTGAGTATTTGATTGTAATAATTTTTACACCCAATTGTAATTACGATATGAATATCTCTGTACCCGTTTCCCTTAATGCTAATGTGTTAGAATATAGATATCGATAGCTATACTCTTTTCTTTCGAAATATAGAAACAAATACTAAAAAAAAGGATAATTTATGATAAGACAGATTACAACTAATGAGGCGCCACAGGCTATAGGACCATACTCTCAGGCGATTGTAGCCAATGGATTGGTTCATACGTCTGGGCAGATTGCACTCATGCCAGATGGCAAGATGGAGGAGAGAGGAATCGAGTATCAGGTCAAGCAAGTTCTAAAAAATCTTTACTATGTTCTTAAGGCAGCAGGTTCTAGTTTTGATCATGTCATTAAAACAACTATCTATTTAGCAAACATGGATGACTTTGCAAAGGTGAATGAGATATATGAGCACTATTTTGCTGATCATAAACCCGCACGCAGTACTGTAGCAGTTAAAACACTCCCAAAAAATGCTTTGGTTGAGATTGAGTGTATTGCATTTGCAGATCAGCATGTTGATTTTGGTTAATTTGTGTAGTTTCAAAAAATATTAAACATTGATTGGGTATAATCACAAACTTTTTTAAAATATATAGACAGTAAAGGGTTTGCAATGTACGCAATCATTAAAGCAAGTGGTCAGCAATTTAAAGTTCAAGAGGGTGATATCATCTGTTTTGATAATATGGGTCTTGAGCCAAAAGCAACAGTAGAATTTACAGAAGTTCTTGCGCTTAATAATGGTGAATTGACAGTAGGTACTCCTCTCATAGAGAACGCAGTGGTTAAAGGTGAGGTGATTAATGAAGGAAGAGATAAGAAAATAATCATCTATAAGAAAAGAAGAAGAAAAGATTCAAAACTTAAAAGAGGTTTCAGAAGAGACTATACTAGAGTTAGAATTACTAAAATCGCATAGTTTTAAGTATACAATAGAAGGAGAAAAATATGGCACACAAGAAAGGTCAAGGGTCTACTCAGAATAACCGTGATTCCGCTGGACGTCGTCTTGGCGTAAAAAAATATGGTGGTGAAAGAGTAATCCCTGGAAATATCATCATTAGACAAAGAGGAACAAAAGTTAAGCCTGGTAATGGTGTAGGTATAGGTAAAGACCATACAATTTTTGCACTTGTTGAAGGTATAGTCAAGTTTGAAAACCATAGCAGAAGCCAAAAAAGAGTTTCAGTTATTTCAGCATAAGTATACCTCTTAAGCAATCCAGTTTTTGGATTGTACCCTCTCTCATTTTTCAAAATATTACATTCTTATTTTATTTTTTCTATCATACGTCATGACTTGTCTTGGAAAGCGATTATATTAGGTGTCTCATCGTTTGGTGCATTATATCAAAACGGATGATTTTAGATATAATTTTATAATTTATTTTTCCATCTCTAATAAAAGAGTGGTTTTGTACTATGAAAAGGTTAAATTATATGTTTGTAGATAGTGTAGATCTGATCATCAGTTCTGGCAAAGGTGGTGCGGGCGCAATCTCGTTTTGGACAGAGAAATTTGTTATTAAGGGTGGACCTGATGGTGGAGATGGTGGAAGAGGCGGCTCTGTCTTTTTAAAAGTAGATAATAATACTGATACTCTCTCTGGACTACGTGGACGTAATCATATTAAAGCAGAGAATGGTCGCCCAGGTGAAGGACGTAAAAAGTATGGACGCAAAGGAAAGGATGTAACCATCATAGTACCTTCTGGTACTGTAGTGATAGATGCAGAGACAGAAGAGGAGCTACTTGACTTGGTTGAAGAGGGGCAGATAGTGAAGTTTCTTGAAGGCGGTAAAGGTGGTTTGGGAAATATGCATTTTAAGAGCTCAACAAATCAGCGTCCAACTTATGCACAGCCAGGGCTTCCAGGTATTACTAAACATGTACGCCTAGAGATAAAGCTCATTGCTGATGTGGGACTGGTGGGGTATCCTAATGTTGGCAAATCGACACTTATTTCTACCCTTTCTAATGCTAGACCACAAGTAGCCAATTATGAATTTACCACACTAACACCCAAGTTAGGAGTTGTGCATATTAGTGATTATAACTCTTTTATGATGGCAGATATTCCAGGCATTATTGAGGGGGCAAGTGATGGACGTGGTCTTGGATTGGCATTTCTTAAGCATATTGAGCGCACCAAAACACTACTCTTAATGATCGATGCAACCAACTATCGTGAGATGAAGTATCAGTATGAAACATTGTTGGTAGAGCTAGAACGTTACTCTCTGACATTAGCAAAACGTAGATATGCGATTGCCATAACTAAAATAGATTCACTTTCTCAAGATGAGGTCAATACTCTCACAGAGCAATTTCTTAAAGATATTAACATTAAACCCAATGATGTATTGAAACAATACAAGATCAATACAGATTATGTTAGTTATGGATTTAAAGTTGATCATGGTATAGAACTACCTGAAAAAGAACCACTTTTTGTATTACCTGTCTCATCAGTGGCACATCTTAATATAGAAGTACTCCGCTATGCTCTTGGTGATTTTGTTAAGCATGTAGCAACCCAAGAAAAAGAAGAAAACAAGGAGGCATAATGCGTCTAGTTATAAAGGTTGGCTCACATGTATTAACAGAGAATGGCAAAATTGCTAGAGAGCGAATGATGGCACTGGTAGAGTTTATTGCCCAATTAAAAAAAGTAAACTATGAAATCATACTGGTTAGTTCTGGTGCAGTGGCAGCAGGATATACTCAATTACCACTTGATCGTAGCTCTGTTGCAAACCGTCAAGCACTTGCTGCCATTGGACAACCGTTATTGCTAAAAATGTATCAGGAGAAATTTGCAACATTTAATCTGCTCTGTTCGCAGGTACTACTTAGTGCCAATGTGTTTGATTCACATAGGGCAACCACTCATGCTAAAATTGCAATTGATACACTGCTTTCCAATGGTGTGGTACCGATCATTAACGAGAACGATACCGTGAGTATTGAAGAGCTTGTTTTTGGTGACAATGATAGACTCTCCGCACATACAGCACACTATTTTGATGCAAAGATGTTGGTCATACTTTCAGATATTGATGCACTTTATGATAAGGATCCTAACTCCCACAATGATGCTATGGCGAGAAAAATAGTAGAGCATATTAGCAAAGATGAGCTCTGTGCATCCCATACCCCCAATAATGAATTTGCTACAGGGGGCATTGTAACTAAATTACAGTCTGCAGATTTTCTAATGAAGCATGGTAGGAAAATGTTCCTTGCATCAGGATTCAACCTTTCCGATGCTAAATCTTTCTTACTTGAGAATATACATAAGGGTGGAACACTCTTTGTAACCCAAAAAGGTAATCAGTAGTGAAAAAGAAGATTATCTATATGGGAACCCCTCATTATGCAGCAGAGATACTTAAAACACTGATTGAAACAAATGATATGATAGTGGAGCTTGTTGTTACGCAACCTGACCGTCCTGTTGGAAGAAAAAAGATAGTGACACCATCGCCTACCAAAGTAGTTGCCAAGAAAAATAGTATTTCTGTATTGCAGCCAAATAGGCTGAGTGACAGAGGGGTAGAGGAAGCAATGAATAAAGTCAACCCTGACTTTATTGTAGTAGCAGCATTTGGACAACTTCTTCCCAAGAATATTCTTAATATTGCTCCTTGTATTAACCTGCATGCCTCCTTATTACCTCAGTATCGCGGTGCTTCACCAGTACACCAGTCTCTTCTGCATGGAGATAAAGAGACTGGTGTAACCTCTATGTTAATGGAAGAAGGACTTGATACAGGTGATATTTTGAAGAGGAAAATATTTATTATTCCACCTGATATGCGACTATATGCTTTGATGGATCAGCTAACACAAGATGCTTGCGATGTGACACTTTCAACATTACGAAACTTTGATAGTATTATACCTCAACCACAAAATAGCAAAGAGGCAACACTCTGTAAGAAGATAAGAAAAAGTGATGGAGAGATAAGCTGTTCTGATGCAATTGAGGTTTACAATAAATATAGAGCTTTTGAAGGGTGGCCTGGTATTTTTACATCTAATGGTACAAAGTTAGACAATATTGTATTGATAGAAAAAAATCAAATATATACACCATTTGAGATACTCTCTTTTAAGAATAATGATATAGTTATTGGTTGTGGTATAGGAAGCTTAAAAGTTGGCACACTTCAACCTGTAGGAAAAAAACCAATGAGTGCAAAAGCTTACTGTGTAGGAAGGGGGTTGAAAGTTGGAGATACACTCTTTTCGTAGACTTCCTTCAACACAACATTATCTAGTTGAGGCACTAAAAAAGAAAAAATTACAAGCTCCAGTTGCTGTCATTACCCAAGAGCAATATGCTGGTATTGGAAGTCGAGACAATGGATGGGAGGGCGAGCATGGAAATTTTTTTGCCTCAGTTGCCATCAAACTTATCAATCTTCCTAAAGACCTTCCTCTACCTTCAGCTTCTATCTATTTTTCATATATAATGAAAAAAGTCTTGCTGA is a window from the Sulfurovum sp. genome containing:
- a CDS encoding homoserine O-acetyltransferase translates to MNIKTKIAHFSSPLYLESGRILEPYEIAYETYGELNEEKSNVILVCHALSGSHHAAGFYDGDRKPGWWDGLIGEKRAIDTTKYFVICTNVIGSCFGSTGPMSESYPSLEPYRLKFPVVTIKDMICAQMHLLSQLGIYHVRAIIGGSMGGMQALQFAVDYPNFADEIISLAATYATRPWTIAFNKVTIEAIRRDPRFKHGNYGTNDFKEEGLDGLAIGRIAGHISYLSPDSMDEKFGRNYVSNDGLFELFGRYEVERYMEYNTNNFARIFDPLSYLYIVKAINTFNLSRGYDSLHDAISRIKARVHLISFSSDYLFFPSEMEHIAHMMARNRQPHTYVKVESSYGHDAFLVEIEKFDQHIRNILCIKKGRHNEN
- the xseB gene encoding exodeoxyribonuclease VII small subunit, which produces MKTETFEEKLEYSKRVLEKLMDPEITLEESIKLYEEGLQGIKEAQKMIEEAKIKVSVIDQKNQNLEVDVQ
- a CDS encoding carbon-nitrogen hydrolase family protein, translating into MKKLVVAALQLPTLGMNATRLEFYLKKATERGTQVMLLGEYVLNHFFKELAIMSKSMIKAQTKRHLQLLKELSIDYDIVLISPIILVKSDGYYKTIVKITPKNTSYYEQQILIPYEHWNEKIFFSNKVKPFKDPMVFRLQGFKIMVMAGFEMHFDLFWQKVMEKKVDLVLLPTASTFDSHNRWREIIKTKAFLHGCFILRANRLGEYVDKGTKWHFYGDTMLVSPKGEVEMMLEDKESMLIEEIDKKEITEHRKIWKFEKILREHKE
- a CDS encoding HesA/MoeB/ThiF family protein, translating into MTPEVYFDRQIQLWGEATQKSLEKKKIAIIGSGGLGSTLALALGTSGIGEIHLIDFDTVSIHNIHRQIAFALDDEGKNKAKCIVNLLEKKNPFIKAVAFNISFEDFKEMGNCYDLILDATDNLSVRGEIDKYAKQIKIPWIYASVEEFNGQVCFFDKADFKIFNISDRKPGGVTAPIVMHIGSLQANLALRYLAGLPVVKDKLYYLCFNEEGELVTQKFGMPK
- a CDS encoding RidA family protein, with the translated sequence MRQITTNEAPQAIGPYSQAIVANGLVHTSGQIALMPDGKMEERGIEYQVKQVLKNLYYVLKAAGSSFDHVIKTTIYLANMDDFAKVNEIYEHYFADHKPARSTVAVKTLPKNALVEIECIAFADQHVDFG
- the rplU gene encoding 50S ribosomal protein L21; this translates as MYAIIKASGQQFKVQEGDIICFDNMGLEPKATVEFTEVLALNNGELTVGTPLIENAVVKGEVINEGRDKKIIIYKKRRRKDSKLKRGFRRDYTRVRITKIA
- the rpmA gene encoding 50S ribosomal protein L27, translating into MAHKKGQGSTQNNRDSAGRRLGVKKYGGERVIPGNIIIRQRGTKVKPGNGVGIGKDHTIFALVEGIVKFENHSRSQKRVSVISA
- the obgE gene encoding GTPase ObgE, translating into MFVDSVDLIISSGKGGAGAISFWTEKFVIKGGPDGGDGGRGGSVFLKVDNNTDTLSGLRGRNHIKAENGRPGEGRKKYGRKGKDVTIIVPSGTVVIDAETEEELLDLVEEGQIVKFLEGGKGGLGNMHFKSSTNQRPTYAQPGLPGITKHVRLEIKLIADVGLVGYPNVGKSTLISTLSNARPQVANYEFTTLTPKLGVVHISDYNSFMMADIPGIIEGASDGRGLGLAFLKHIERTKTLLLMIDATNYREMKYQYETLLVELERYSLTLAKRRYAIAITKIDSLSQDEVNTLTEQFLKDINIKPNDVLKQYKINTDYVSYGFKVDHGIELPEKEPLFVLPVSSVAHLNIEVLRYALGDFVKHVATQEKEENKEA
- the proB gene encoding glutamate 5-kinase; this translates as MMRLVIKVGSHVLTENGKIARERMMALVEFIAQLKKVNYEIILVSSGAVAAGYTQLPLDRSSVANRQALAAIGQPLLLKMYQEKFATFNLLCSQVLLSANVFDSHRATTHAKIAIDTLLSNGVVPIINENDTVSIEELVFGDNDRLSAHTAHYFDAKMLVILSDIDALYDKDPNSHNDAMARKIVEHISKDELCASHTPNNEFATGGIVTKLQSADFLMKHGRKMFLASGFNLSDAKSFLLENIHKGGTLFVTQKGNQ
- the fmt gene encoding methionyl-tRNA formyltransferase, which encodes MKKKIIYMGTPHYAAEILKTLIETNDMIVELVVTQPDRPVGRKKIVTPSPTKVVAKKNSISVLQPNRLSDRGVEEAMNKVNPDFIVVAAFGQLLPKNILNIAPCINLHASLLPQYRGASPVHQSLLHGDKETGVTSMLMEEGLDTGDILKRKIFIIPPDMRLYALMDQLTQDACDVTLSTLRNFDSIIPQPQNSKEATLCKKIRKSDGEISCSDAIEVYNKYRAFEGWPGIFTSNGTKLDNIVLIEKNQIYTPFEILSFKNNDIVIGCGIGSLKVGTLQPVGKKPMSAKAYCVGRGLKVGDTLFS